In the Streptomyces formicae genome, one interval contains:
- the paaD gene encoding 1,2-phenylacetyl-CoA epoxidase subunit PaaD: MVTTAHATPTALEAELLALAGSVPDPELPVLTLAELGVVRGVRVLPSGEVDVELTPTYTGCPAIEAMSADIERVLHDRGMAEVSVRTVLSPAWSTDDISAEGRRKLTEFGIAPPRSHATDGPIPLSLSIRCPHCGSTDTELLSRFSSTACKALRRCASCREPFDHFKEL; this comes from the coding sequence ATGGTGACGACCGCGCACGCGACGCCCACGGCGCTCGAAGCGGAGCTCCTGGCCCTGGCAGGCTCGGTGCCCGACCCCGAGCTGCCCGTGCTCACCCTGGCCGAGCTCGGAGTGGTGCGCGGCGTGCGGGTCCTCCCCTCCGGCGAGGTCGATGTCGAGCTGACCCCCACGTACACCGGCTGCCCTGCCATCGAGGCCATGTCCGCCGACATAGAGCGGGTCCTGCACGACCGGGGCATGGCCGAGGTCTCGGTGCGCACCGTGCTCTCCCCCGCCTGGTCGACGGACGACATCAGCGCCGAAGGCCGCCGCAAGCTCACCGAGTTCGGCATCGCACCGCCGCGCTCCCACGCGACCGACGGGCCGATCCCCCTCAGCCTGTCCATCCGCTGCCCGCACTGCGGATCGACCGACACGGAACTGCTCAGCCGCTTCTCCTCCACGGCCTGCAAGGCCCTGCGCCGCTGCGCGTCCTGCCGTGAACCCTTCGACCACTTCAAGGAGTTGTGA
- a CDS encoding TrmH family RNA methyltransferase: MNRTDAAADPGGAERAWRGLAETSVLLDGFHAIKHALRFDASVPMALTSDKAAVLALADELAPDVKGALDALLVQIPDERLRALVPRLHPTAVAALAVRPSRTAHLEALGRTPRTAPVVVLDDPRNLGNAGAVIRLAAGFGATGVVTTGTLDPWHPTVVRGGAGLHFATAVERMDVAELPDGPVFALDAEGEDIRALKLPDDAVLAFGSERSGLSAELRARADHLVSLPMRPQVSSYNLATSVGMALFHWSAGRPPGPGA; the protein is encoded by the coding sequence ATGAACAGGACGGATGCGGCGGCGGATCCCGGTGGCGCCGAGCGCGCCTGGCGGGGGCTCGCCGAGACGTCCGTACTGCTCGACGGTTTTCACGCGATCAAGCACGCGCTGCGCTTCGACGCGTCCGTGCCCATGGCGCTGACCAGTGACAAGGCCGCGGTCCTCGCCCTCGCCGACGAGCTCGCCCCGGACGTGAAGGGCGCGCTCGACGCGCTCCTCGTGCAGATCCCGGACGAGCGGCTGCGTGCCCTCGTGCCGCGGCTGCACCCGACGGCGGTCGCCGCCCTCGCGGTACGCCCCTCGCGCACGGCCCACCTCGAAGCACTGGGGCGTACGCCGAGGACCGCGCCGGTCGTCGTGCTCGACGATCCCCGCAATCTGGGCAACGCGGGGGCCGTGATCCGACTGGCCGCGGGCTTCGGGGCGACCGGCGTCGTCACGACCGGCACGCTCGATCCCTGGCACCCCACCGTCGTACGCGGCGGGGCGGGGCTGCACTTCGCGACGGCCGTGGAGCGGATGGACGTCGCCGAGCTGCCGGACGGGCCGGTGTTCGCGCTCGACGCGGAGGGCGAGGACATCCGGGCTCTGAAGCTCCCCGACGACGCGGTGCTCGCCTTCGGGTCCGAGCGCAGCGGCCTCTCGGCGGAACTGCGCGCCCGCGCCGATCACTTGGTGTCGCTGCCGATGCGGCCGCAGGTCTCCAGCTACAACCTGGCGACGAGCGTCGGCATGGCGCTCTTCCACTGGTCGGCGGGCAGGCCCCCGGGGCCGGGGGCCTGA
- the paaC gene encoding 1,2-phenylacetyl-CoA epoxidase subunit PaaC: protein MITAADAPALPALPLGDDALVLSHRLGEWAGHAPVLEEEVALANIALDLLGQARILLSLVGDEDELAYLREERAFRNLQLVEQPNGDFAHTIARQLYFSTYQALLYGQLATGDGELAPLAAKAVKEVAYHRDHAEQWTLRLGDGTPESHARAQRALDALWRFTGEMFQPVAGLDVDWQDMRASWTSSVTAVIERATLTVPSGPQSGAWAAGAGRQGLHTESFGRMLAEMQHLHRSHPGASW from the coding sequence GTGATCACCGCAGCCGACGCCCCGGCCCTTCCCGCCCTGCCCCTGGGAGACGACGCACTGGTGCTCTCGCACCGCCTGGGGGAGTGGGCGGGCCACGCGCCCGTCCTCGAAGAGGAAGTCGCCCTGGCGAACATCGCACTCGACCTGCTCGGTCAGGCCCGCATCCTGCTCTCCCTGGTCGGCGACGAGGACGAGCTGGCCTACCTCCGCGAGGAGCGCGCCTTCCGCAACCTCCAGCTGGTCGAGCAGCCGAACGGCGACTTCGCGCACACCATCGCCCGCCAGCTCTACTTCTCCACCTACCAAGCCCTGTTGTACGGGCAGTTGGCGACCGGCGATGGCGAGCTCGCCCCCTTGGCGGCGAAGGCCGTCAAGGAGGTCGCCTACCACCGGGACCACGCCGAGCAGTGGACCCTGCGCCTCGGCGACGGCACCCCCGAGAGCCACGCCCGCGCACAGCGCGCCCTCGACGCGCTGTGGCGCTTCACCGGAGAGATGTTCCAGCCGGTGGCGGGCCTGGACGTGGACTGGCAGGACATGCGGGCCAGTTGGACGTCCTCGGTGACCGCCGTCATCGAGCGGGCGACGCTGACCGTGCCGTCGGGCCCGCAGTCCGGCGCGTGGGCGGCGGGCGCGGGCCGCCAGGGCCTGCACACGGAGTCGTTCGGCCGGATGCTCGCCGAGATGCAGCACCTGCACCGCAGCCACCCGGGGGCATCATGGTGA
- a CDS encoding 2Fe-2S iron-sulfur cluster-binding protein codes for MARFHPLRVAAVDRLTDDSVTLTFDVPPALREEYAFTPGQHLAVRRFVDGTEIRRTYSICSPAPLPGTQGEPRTLRVGVRLVEDGAFSTYAFKEVAVGDELEVMTPAGRFTLDPAPGRYAAVVGGSGITPVLSIVTTLLEREPRADFCLIRSDRTAASTMFLEEVADLKDRWPDRFQLVTVLSREEQQAGLDSGRLDEERLAGLLPALLPVAEIEAWFLCGPFGLVQGAERTLRALDVPRRRIHEEIFHVDDGGTPAAPAAPAPAHSTVTATLDGRSGTWPVLDGESLLETVLRNRADAPYACKGGVCGTCRAFRVSGEVRMDRNFALEPEETEAGYVLACQSHPATDTVELDFDR; via the coding sequence ATGGCCCGCTTCCACCCGCTCCGGGTAGCGGCGGTCGACCGGCTCACCGACGACTCCGTGACGCTGACCTTCGACGTACCGCCTGCGCTGCGCGAGGAGTACGCGTTCACCCCGGGCCAGCACCTCGCCGTCCGCCGCTTCGTCGACGGCACCGAGATCCGGCGTACGTACTCGATCTGCTCGCCCGCGCCGCTCCCCGGCACCCAGGGAGAGCCCCGGACGCTGCGCGTCGGCGTGCGCCTCGTCGAGGACGGCGCCTTCTCGACGTACGCCTTCAAGGAAGTCGCCGTCGGCGACGAGCTGGAGGTGATGACCCCGGCCGGGCGCTTCACCCTGGACCCCGCACCCGGGCGCTACGCGGCCGTGGTCGGCGGCAGCGGCATCACCCCCGTGCTCTCCATCGTCACGACGCTCCTGGAGCGCGAGCCGCGGGCGGACTTCTGCCTCATACGCAGCGACCGCACCGCCGCGTCGACGATGTTCCTGGAGGAGGTCGCCGACCTCAAGGACCGCTGGCCCGACCGGTTCCAGCTGGTGACCGTGCTCTCGCGCGAGGAGCAGCAGGCCGGGCTCGACTCCGGTCGGCTCGACGAGGAGCGGCTCGCCGGGCTGCTGCCCGCGCTGCTGCCCGTGGCGGAGATCGAGGCGTGGTTCCTGTGCGGGCCTTTCGGCCTGGTGCAGGGCGCCGAGCGGACCCTGCGCGCCCTGGACGTGCCCCGTCGGCGCATCCACGAGGAGATCTTCCACGTGGACGACGGCGGCACCCCCGCGGCTCCCGCCGCCCCGGCGCCCGCGCACAGCACGGTGACGGCGACGCTCGACGGCCGCTCCGGCACCTGGCCGGTCCTGGACGGCGAGAGCCTCCTGGAGACGGTCCTGCGCAACCGCGCGGACGCGCCCTACGCCTGCAAGGGCGGAGTGTGCGGCACCTGCCGGGCGTTCCGGGTCTCGGGCGAGGTGCGGATGGACCGCAACTTCGCGCTCGAGCCGGAGGAGACGGAGGCCGGGTACGTGCTGGCGTGCCAGTCCCATCCGGCCACGGACACCGTGGAGTTGGACTTCGACCGCTGA
- a CDS encoding HTTM domain-containing protein has product MRRLERPLAQGLTKATGFALGPYQTAIIRIGFSATWLLFLLREFPHRHELYGPDGPWSWDMAQQLIANNGAFTVLMWSDGRLWFEAVYVLAMVSSVLLLLGWRTRAMSVLFMVGVLSLQNRSIFIGDGGDNVIHLMATYLVFTRCGQVWSLDARRAARARAADPELAAAPVDRAGPALWWVLGLVLSGAMFLGELSGGWLLFFWGLLIAHGLWWAVGQRAPQGQFRKLFDVVANLAHNAALLVIMVEACLIYATAGWYKIQGSRWQDGTAVYYPLNLDYFSPWPALSEVLSSNGVMLMLVTYGTVAVQVAFPFTLFNRRVKNVLLAAMIFEHAVIAIVLGLPFFSLAMITADAVFLPTTFLRRVGVLAARARGGLMSRLPFDRLPRGNAVPEQRAAAGERDEEPTEHARVGFTP; this is encoded by the coding sequence ATGAGGCGCCTCGAACGGCCGCTGGCGCAGGGGCTCACCAAGGCCACCGGGTTCGCCCTGGGGCCCTACCAGACCGCGATCATCCGCATCGGCTTCTCCGCCACCTGGCTGCTCTTCCTGCTCCGCGAGTTCCCCCACCGCCATGAGCTGTACGGCCCGGACGGGCCCTGGAGCTGGGACATGGCCCAGCAGCTCATCGCGAACAACGGCGCCTTCACCGTGCTGATGTGGTCGGACGGGCGGCTCTGGTTCGAGGCCGTCTACGTGCTGGCCATGGTCAGCAGCGTCCTCCTGCTTCTCGGCTGGCGCACGCGCGCGATGTCGGTGCTCTTCATGGTCGGCGTGCTCTCGCTGCAGAACCGCAGCATCTTCATCGGCGACGGCGGCGACAACGTCATCCATCTGATGGCGACCTACTTGGTGTTCACCCGGTGCGGCCAGGTCTGGTCCCTGGACGCGCGGCGTGCGGCACGCGCGCGTGCCGCGGACCCGGAGCTCGCCGCCGCGCCGGTCGACCGCGCGGGGCCCGCCCTGTGGTGGGTGCTCGGGCTCGTCCTGTCCGGTGCGATGTTCCTGGGGGAACTCAGCGGCGGCTGGCTGCTGTTCTTCTGGGGGCTGCTCATCGCGCACGGCCTGTGGTGGGCCGTGGGGCAGCGCGCGCCCCAGGGGCAGTTCCGCAAGCTCTTCGACGTCGTCGCCAACCTCGCCCACAACGCGGCCCTGCTCGTGATCATGGTCGAGGCGTGTCTGATCTACGCGACCGCGGGCTGGTACAAGATCCAGGGCAGTCGCTGGCAGGACGGCACGGCCGTCTACTACCCGCTGAACCTCGACTACTTCTCGCCGTGGCCCGCGCTCTCCGAGGTCCTTTCGTCCAACGGCGTCATGCTGATGCTGGTGACGTACGGGACGGTCGCCGTGCAGGTGGCCTTCCCGTTCACCCTCTTCAACCGGCGCGTCAAGAACGTGCTGCTCGCGGCCATGATCTTCGAGCACGCCGTCATCGCGATCGTGCTCGGCCTGCCGTTCTTCTCGCTCGCGATGATCACGGCCGACGCGGTGTTCCTGCCGACGACGTTCCTGCGGCGGGTGGGCGTCCTGGCGGCGCGCGCACGCGGGGGGCTGATGTCCCGGCTGCCCTTCGACCGGCTTCCCCGCGGGAACGCCGTGCCGGAGCAGCGGGCCGCGGCCGGGGAGCGGGACGAGGAGCCCACCGAGCACGCGCGCGTAGGCTTCACCCCATGA
- a CDS encoding DUF2252 domain-containing protein: MARADGAVPKQRGRQRSQELTEGRSGGRLPRVAGFAAWPSQGSPKAEGKALRARVPRSSHAEFAVDEGRPDPVAAVVDANRSRLSTLAPIRVGRMSASPFAFLRGSAGLMAYDLARTPMTGVGAQICGDAHAANFGLYADARGGLVIDLNDFDETAHGPWEWDLKRLAASLVLAGREAGASESVCEEAALDAVGAYRRTMRLLAKLPALDAWNAIADEQLVSHTDARDLLGTLERVSEKARNNTSARFAAKATERFDGADGAVGRRFVDAPPVLRRVPDEEAAAVAGALGGYLGTLAEDRLPLLARYAIQDVAFRVVGTGSVGLRSYVVLLLDHRGEPLVLQVKEARPSVLLPHLPVAGFEAPEATHEGRRVVLGQKRMQVVSDFLLGWATVDGLPFQVRQFRNRKGSVDPAALAADQIDDYGRMTGALLARAHAHSADPRLIAGYCGKNDELDEAVARFATAYADRTEADHALLVRAVKEGRIAAEAGV, translated from the coding sequence ATGGCGCGGGCTGATGGGGCGGTTCCGAAGCAGCGGGGGCGGCAGCGGTCGCAGGAGCTGACCGAGGGGCGGTCCGGGGGGCGGCTTCCCAGGGTCGCGGGGTTCGCCGCGTGGCCCTCGCAGGGGTCGCCGAAGGCCGAGGGCAAGGCGTTGCGGGCGCGGGTGCCCCGTTCCTCGCACGCGGAGTTCGCGGTGGACGAGGGGCGGCCCGACCCCGTGGCCGCCGTGGTGGACGCCAACCGCAGCAGGCTCAGCACGCTCGCGCCGATCCGGGTCGGCAGGATGTCGGCCTCGCCCTTCGCTTTCCTGCGCGGTTCGGCGGGACTCATGGCGTACGACCTCGCGCGCACCCCGATGACCGGCGTGGGCGCGCAGATATGCGGAGACGCGCATGCGGCGAACTTCGGTCTGTACGCGGACGCGCGTGGCGGTCTCGTCATCGACCTGAACGACTTCGACGAGACGGCGCACGGCCCGTGGGAGTGGGACCTCAAGCGCCTTGCCGCCTCCCTGGTCCTCGCCGGGCGCGAGGCGGGGGCGAGCGAGTCCGTCTGCGAGGAGGCGGCGCTGGACGCGGTGGGGGCGTACCGGCGGACCATGCGCCTCCTCGCGAAGCTGCCCGCGCTCGACGCGTGGAACGCCATCGCGGACGAGCAGCTCGTCTCGCACACCGACGCGCGTGACCTCCTGGGCACCCTGGAGCGGGTCTCGGAGAAGGCGCGGAACAACACGAGCGCCCGGTTCGCCGCGAAGGCCACGGAGCGGTTCGACGGCGCCGACGGTGCCGTGGGGCGGCGCTTCGTCGACGCTCCTCCCGTGCTGCGCCGCGTTCCCGACGAGGAGGCCGCGGCGGTGGCGGGCGCGCTCGGCGGGTACCTGGGCACGCTGGCCGAGGACCGGCTGCCGCTGCTCGCGCGGTACGCGATCCAGGACGTGGCGTTCCGTGTCGTGGGCACGGGCAGCGTGGGGCTACGGTCCTATGTGGTGCTGCTGCTCGACCACCGGGGCGAGCCGCTGGTGCTCCAGGTGAAGGAGGCGCGGCCCTCCGTGCTGCTTCCGCATCTGCCGGTCGCGGGCTTCGAGGCGCCCGAGGCCACGCACGAGGGGCGCAGGGTGGTGCTCGGGCAGAAGCGGATGCAGGTGGTCAGCGACTTCCTGCTGGGGTGGGCGACGGTGGACGGACTGCCCTTCCAGGTACGGCAGTTCAGGAACCGCAAGGGCAGCGTGGACCCCGCGGCCCTTGCCGCCGACCAGATCGACGACTACGGCCGGATGACCGGCGCCCTGCTGGCCCGCGCCCACGCGCACAGCGCCGACCCGCGGCTCATCGCGGGGTACTGCGGCAAGAACGACGAGCTGGACGAGGCGGTGGCGCGGTTCGCCACGGCGTACGCGGACCGTACGGAGGCGGATCACGCGCTGCTCGTGCGGGCGGTCAAGGAGGGGCGGATCGCCGCTGAGGCAGGGGTGTGA
- a CDS encoding rhodanese-like domain-containing protein: MPTVGVDDLANGDFLLDVREDDEWQAGHAEGALHIPMSEFVSRYGELTEAAPQDGRVNVICRSGGRSAQVTMYLGQQGIEAVNVAGGMEAWAASGRPVVDDKGQPGTVV; this comes from the coding sequence GTGCCCACGGTCGGCGTCGATGACCTCGCAAACGGCGATTTCCTGCTGGACGTCCGCGAGGACGACGAATGGCAGGCGGGTCACGCCGAGGGCGCGCTGCACATCCCCATGAGTGAATTCGTCTCCCGTTACGGCGAGTTGACCGAGGCCGCGCCGCAGGACGGCCGGGTCAACGTCATCTGCCGCTCCGGCGGCCGCTCCGCCCAGGTCACCATGTACCTCGGGCAGCAGGGCATCGAAGCGGTGAACGTCGCCGGTGGCATGGAGGCGTGGGCGGCCTCCGGCCGACCCGTCGTCGACGACAAGGGTCAGCCGGGCACCGTCGTCTAG
- the paaB gene encoding 1,2-phenylacetyl-CoA epoxidase subunit PaaB codes for MSSSTDWPLWEVFVRSRRGLSHTHAGSLHAPDAEMALRNARDLYTRRSEGVSLWVVPSTEITASSPDEKDSFFEPAGDKPYRHPTFYDIPEGVKHL; via the coding sequence ATGAGCAGCTCGACCGACTGGCCGCTGTGGGAGGTGTTCGTGCGCTCCCGCCGCGGGCTCTCGCACACCCACGCGGGCAGCCTGCATGCCCCGGACGCGGAGATGGCCCTGCGCAACGCCCGGGATCTGTACACCCGCAGGAGCGAAGGCGTCTCCCTCTGGGTCGTGCCGTCCACCGAGATCACCGCCTCGTCGCCGGACGAGAAGGACTCCTTCTTCGAACCCGCGGGCGACAAGCCCTACCGCCACCCGACGTTCTACGACATCCCGGAGGGGGTGAAGCACCTGTGA
- a CDS encoding acyl-CoA dehydrogenase family protein yields MDFTFTEEQQAVVEAAKALFADVAPDGVPSPALTPGAVADDFDRALWSRLADADLLGVLIDAEHGGVGLDPIALCLVLRESAKVLARVPLLESAAAAYAVGAQGGEELKRRVLPGAARGELVLTVAASGRTGHDPAELAVTAQRDGDGWVLDGVQTAVPWAQNADLIVVPGHTTEGRTVLALVPREQPGLAVAEQTSTSGERLGELRLESVRVAASDVIDADGAWDGLRDLLATGTCALALGLGEGVLRMTSEYTSKREQFGHPVATFQAVAVQAADRYIDLRAMEVTLWQAAWRVSTGADGSLPTAGDVAVAKIWASDGVRRVVQTAQHLHGGFGADTDYPLHRYHAWAKQLELSLGPAAAHEEALGDLLAAHALG; encoded by the coding sequence GTGGACTTCACCTTCACCGAGGAACAGCAGGCCGTGGTCGAGGCGGCGAAGGCGCTCTTCGCCGACGTCGCGCCCGACGGGGTGCCGAGCCCGGCCCTCACGCCCGGCGCGGTCGCCGATGACTTCGACCGCGCCCTGTGGTCCCGGCTCGCCGACGCCGACCTGCTCGGCGTGCTCATCGACGCCGAGCACGGCGGCGTGGGCCTCGACCCCATCGCCCTGTGCCTGGTCCTGCGCGAGTCCGCGAAGGTGCTCGCGCGGGTCCCGCTCCTGGAGAGCGCCGCCGCCGCGTACGCCGTAGGGGCCCAGGGCGGCGAGGAGTTGAAGCGAAGGGTCCTTCCCGGGGCCGCCCGCGGGGAGCTCGTCCTGACGGTCGCCGCCAGCGGCCGCACCGGACACGACCCCGCCGAGCTCGCTGTCACCGCACAGCGCGACGGCGACGGCTGGGTCCTGGACGGCGTGCAGACCGCCGTGCCCTGGGCGCAGAACGCCGATCTGATCGTCGTGCCGGGTCACACGACCGAGGGACGTACGGTCCTCGCCCTCGTCCCCCGCGAACAGCCCGGTCTCGCCGTCGCCGAGCAGACATCCACCAGCGGCGAACGCCTCGGCGAACTCCGCCTGGAGTCCGTGCGCGTCGCCGCGTCCGATGTCATCGACGCCGACGGGGCCTGGGACGGACTGCGCGACCTGCTCGCCACCGGTACGTGCGCGCTCGCGCTTGGCCTCGGCGAGGGAGTCCTGCGCATGACGAGCGAATACACCAGCAAGCGCGAGCAGTTCGGCCACCCCGTGGCCACCTTCCAGGCCGTGGCCGTGCAGGCCGCCGACCGCTACATCGACCTGCGCGCGATGGAAGTCACCCTCTGGCAGGCCGCCTGGCGCGTCAGCACCGGCGCCGACGGCTCCCTGCCCACCGCGGGAGACGTCGCCGTCGCCAAGATCTGGGCGTCCGACGGCGTACGCAGGGTCGTCCAGACCGCCCAGCACCTGCACGGCGGCTTCGGCGCGGACACCGACTACCCCCTGCACCGCTACCACGCCTGGGCCAAGCAGCTGGAGCTGTCGCTCGGCCCGGCAGCCGCGCACGAGGAGGCCCTGGGCGACCTGCTGGCCGCCCACGCGCTCGGCTGA
- a CDS encoding DUF5819 family protein: MDGYDKGSGGGSADPDEPAGFSDADEPGRCSGADEPDVFSGPDEPDGSSAPVADPPRPLVAPEPRVGIAGLPLGHQIAAAVALALIAVAACVHVGMLFLHVAPSNTVTKQHGDVVDDWIYPEFEQNWKLFAPNPLQQNVAVQARAELRTAGGGVRTTHWYDLSARDGAAIDGSLFPSHTQQNELRRAWDFYVGSHDAQNRPVGLRGQLSERYVRRVALMRLDRERPGGAGDHIARVQVRSRTTNVRPPKWSEEKVSTKPTYRTLPWWSVTSGDMPLGDGAGVGTGRDAERDARGSER, encoded by the coding sequence ATGGACGGGTACGACAAGGGTTCCGGCGGCGGGTCCGCCGACCCCGACGAGCCCGCCGGGTTCTCCGACGCCGATGAGCCGGGCCGGTGCTCCGGCGCCGACGAGCCGGACGTGTTCTCCGGCCCCGATGAGCCGGACGGGTCATCCGCTCCGGTCGCGGACCCGCCGCGGCCCCTCGTCGCGCCCGAGCCCCGCGTCGGCATCGCCGGGCTCCCGCTCGGCCACCAGATCGCCGCCGCGGTCGCGCTCGCCCTCATCGCCGTGGCCGCCTGCGTCCACGTCGGCATGCTCTTCCTGCACGTCGCCCCCTCGAACACGGTGACCAAGCAGCACGGCGACGTGGTCGACGACTGGATCTACCCCGAGTTCGAGCAGAACTGGAAGCTCTTCGCGCCCAACCCGCTCCAGCAGAACGTCGCGGTGCAGGCGCGCGCCGAGCTCCGTACGGCCGGTGGCGGCGTGCGGACCACGCACTGGTACGACCTGTCCGCGCGGGACGGCGCCGCCATCGACGGCAGCCTGTTCCCCAGCCACACGCAACAGAACGAACTGCGCCGCGCCTGGGACTTCTACGTGGGCTCGCACGACGCGCAGAATCGTCCCGTCGGTCTGCGGGGCCAGCTCTCCGAACGCTATGTCCGCCGCGTCGCGCTCATGCGGCTCGACAGGGAGCGGCCGGGCGGTGCGGGCGACCACATCGCGCGCGTGCAGGTGCGTTCCCGGACCACGAACGTACGACCGCCGAAGTGGAGCGAGGAGAAGGTGTCCACCAAGCCGACCTATCGGACGCTCCCCTGGTGGTCGGTGACGTCCGGGGACATGCCCCTGGGGGACGGCGCCGGAGTCGGCACCGGACGGGACGCGGAGCGGGACGCGCGGGGGAGTGAGCGATGA
- the paaA gene encoding 1,2-phenylacetyl-CoA epoxidase subunit PaaA has protein sequence MATAAAHQAAGTEPDEAGSPAARTAGQEAAAEHQAVFDAAVAADERIEPRDWMPDAYRASLVRQIAQHAHSEIIGMQPEANWITRAPSLRRKAILMAKVQDEAGHGLYLYSAAETLGTGRDELLDKLHSGRQKYSSIFNYPTLTWADVGAIGWLVDGAAITNQVPLCRCSYGPYARAMVRVCKEESFHQRQGYESLLALSRGTQAQHDMAQDAVNRWWWPSLMMFGPPDDESSHSEQSMTWKIKRHSNDELRQRFVDICVPQAESLGLTLPDPDLAWNESRGHHDFGPIDWTEFWDVLKGNGPCNEQRITQRKRAHDEGAWVRDAAAAYAAKHGKATA, from the coding sequence ATGGCGACAGCAGCCGCACATCAGGCGGCGGGGACGGAGCCGGACGAGGCCGGGTCCCCGGCCGCGCGCACGGCGGGACAGGAAGCCGCCGCGGAGCACCAGGCCGTCTTCGACGCGGCGGTCGCCGCCGACGAGCGGATCGAGCCGCGCGACTGGATGCCGGACGCCTATCGCGCGTCATTGGTCAGGCAGATCGCGCAGCACGCCCACTCCGAGATCATCGGCATGCAGCCCGAGGCCAACTGGATCACCCGCGCCCCCTCCCTGCGGCGCAAGGCGATCCTCATGGCCAAGGTGCAGGACGAGGCCGGACACGGCCTGTATCTGTACAGCGCCGCCGAGACGCTCGGCACCGGCAGGGACGAGCTGCTCGACAAGCTGCACTCGGGCCGCCAGAAGTACTCATCGATCTTCAACTACCCCACGCTGACCTGGGCGGACGTGGGCGCGATCGGCTGGCTCGTGGACGGCGCGGCGATCACCAACCAGGTCCCCCTGTGCCGTTGCTCCTACGGCCCTTACGCCCGCGCGATGGTCCGGGTCTGCAAGGAGGAGTCCTTCCACCAGCGCCAGGGGTACGAATCGCTGCTCGCCCTCAGCCGCGGCACCCAGGCCCAGCACGACATGGCGCAGGACGCGGTGAACCGCTGGTGGTGGCCCTCGCTGATGATGTTCGGCCCGCCCGACGACGAGTCCTCGCACTCCGAGCAGTCGATGACGTGGAAGATCAAGCGCCATTCGAACGACGAGCTGCGCCAGCGCTTCGTCGACATCTGCGTCCCCCAGGCCGAGTCGCTCGGACTCACCCTGCCCGACCCGGACCTGGCGTGGAACGAGTCCCGGGGGCACCACGACTTCGGCCCGATCGACTGGACCGAGTTCTGGGACGTCCTCAAGGGCAACGGCCCCTGTAACGAACAGCGCATCACCCAGCGCAAGCGCGCCCACGACGAGGGCGCCTGGGTCAGGGACGCCGCGGCCGCCTACGCCGCGAAGCACGGAAAGGCGACGGCATGA